The following coding sequences lie in one Anguilla rostrata isolate EN2019 chromosome 8, ASM1855537v3, whole genome shotgun sequence genomic window:
- the ube2wa gene encoding probable ubiquitin-conjugating enzyme E2 W-A isoform X2, whose amino-acid sequence MTSPTSSDSFARYPPKPLVDFQKRLQKELLALQNDPPPGMTLNEKSVQNTITQWIVDMEGATGTLYEGEKFQLLFKFSGRYPFDSPQVMFTGENIPVHPHVYSNGHICLSILTEDWSPALSVQSVCLSIISMLSSCKEKRRPPDNSFYVRTCNKNPKKTKWWYHDDTC is encoded by the exons ATGACAAGCCCAACGAGCAGCGATTCCTTTGCCAGGTACCCTCCCAAGCCACTGGTTGATTTTCAG AAAAGGCTACAGAAGGAACTATTGGCACTGCAGAATGATCCACCCCCTGGCATGACCTTGAATGAAAAGAGCGTACAAAATACCATAACACA GTGGATAGTGGATATGGAAGGAGCCACAGGTACTCTGTATGAAGGAGAAAAATTtcagctgctttttaaattcagtggTCGGTATCCTTTCGACTCACCTCag GTCATGTTCACAGGAGAGAATATACCTGTTCATCCTCATGTATATAGCAACGGTCACATCTGTCTGTCCATTTTAACGGAAGACTGGTCACCCGCTCTTTCGGTGCAGTCTGTTTGTCTTAGCATTATCAGCATGCTGTCGAGCTGCAAAGAAAAG CGGCGACCTCCTGATAACTCCTTTTATGTAAGAACATGTAACAAGAatccaaagaaaacaaaatggtggtaTCACG atgATACTTGCTAA
- the ube2wa gene encoding probable ubiquitin-conjugating enzyme E2 W-A isoform X1, which produces MASMQKRLQKELLALQNDPPPGMTLNEKSVQNTITQWIVDMEGATGTLYEGEKFQLLFKFSGRYPFDSPQVMFTGENIPVHPHVYSNGHICLSILTEDWSPALSVQSVCLSIISMLSSCKEKRRPPDNSFYVRTCNKNPKKTKWWYHDDTC; this is translated from the exons AAAAGGCTACAGAAGGAACTATTGGCACTGCAGAATGATCCACCCCCTGGCATGACCTTGAATGAAAAGAGCGTACAAAATACCATAACACA GTGGATAGTGGATATGGAAGGAGCCACAGGTACTCTGTATGAAGGAGAAAAATTtcagctgctttttaaattcagtggTCGGTATCCTTTCGACTCACCTCag GTCATGTTCACAGGAGAGAATATACCTGTTCATCCTCATGTATATAGCAACGGTCACATCTGTCTGTCCATTTTAACGGAAGACTGGTCACCCGCTCTTTCGGTGCAGTCTGTTTGTCTTAGCATTATCAGCATGCTGTCGAGCTGCAAAGAAAAG CGGCGACCTCCTGATAACTCCTTTTATGTAAGAACATGTAACAAGAatccaaagaaaacaaaatggtggtaTCACG atgATACTTGCTAA